From the Phyllobacterium zundukense genome, one window contains:
- a CDS encoding SRPBCC family protein has protein sequence MANLFETWALDREIVLVKLLKHPRDKVFAAWMDPKALAEWYGPTGLSIETHEADIREGGVWRFDMVGLFEGREQRFPNLMRFLEIVPNERIVIDYGTPEPNDPDRFRTTVTFDEQSDGKTVLTMRQLHPSRERRRVVIGFGAVEYGLQTLDGLAAWLDG, from the coding sequence ATGGCAAACCTGTTTGAGACATGGGCGCTCGACCGCGAAATCGTGCTGGTGAAGCTGCTCAAGCACCCACGCGACAAGGTCTTCGCGGCCTGGATGGACCCAAAGGCGCTTGCCGAATGGTACGGTCCGACCGGCCTCAGCATCGAGACCCACGAAGCCGATATCCGCGAGGGCGGGGTCTGGCGGTTCGACATGGTGGGCCTGTTCGAGGGTCGGGAGCAGCGCTTCCCCAATCTCATGCGCTTTTTGGAGATCGTGCCGAACGAGCGGATCGTGATCGACTACGGCACGCCCGAGCCCAACGACCCCGACCGTTTCCGCACCACAGTGACCTTCGATGAGCAGTCCGACGGCAAGACGGTGCTGACCATGCGCCAACTCCATCCTAGCCGCGAGCGGCGGCGGGTGGTCATCGGCTTCGGCGCGGTGGAATACGGGCTACAGACGCTTGACGGCCTCGCCGCCTGGCTGGACGGCTGA
- a CDS encoding LacI family DNA-binding transcriptional regulator, which yields MSLVRKLPTMADIARVAGVSSMTVSRAFKADSLISLDTRTAILVAAEELGYVFDSTASNLRSQKTGFVAVTIPSINNANFADTIAGLSGALAARDMQTLLGYTNYDMENEERLIEQLLRRKPQAIVVTGGRHTPRARKLLENAHIPVIETWDVPAKPIGHYVGFSNAGAVRSMVDHFVAVGYERIAFIGGDAGGDIRGSDRRCGFVQAMTAHGLDSSRLVAAGAPPISMREGAVAMASLLEEHPDTDAVICVSDLSAFGALTECQRRNIAVPQQIAIGGFGNYEIGNIAVPTLTTIDVRAREIGEIAAALILDLLDGKEDVAQRAIEPTLLVRESSR from the coding sequence ATGAGCCTAGTTCGAAAGCTACCCACCATGGCCGATATTGCCCGCGTCGCGGGCGTGTCCTCAATGACGGTCTCGCGAGCATTCAAAGCCGACAGCCTGATTAGCCTCGATACACGAACGGCTATTCTCGTGGCTGCCGAAGAACTCGGTTACGTCTTCGATTCCACCGCGTCGAACCTGCGCTCGCAAAAGACGGGCTTCGTCGCCGTTACTATTCCCTCGATCAACAACGCAAACTTCGCCGATACGATTGCAGGGCTATCGGGCGCGCTTGCGGCTCGTGATATGCAGACCCTCCTTGGTTATACCAACTATGACATGGAGAACGAGGAGCGACTGATCGAGCAACTTCTTCGCCGCAAGCCACAGGCGATCGTCGTGACCGGCGGTCGGCATACACCACGGGCACGAAAGCTGCTGGAGAACGCCCATATCCCTGTCATTGAGACATGGGACGTGCCGGCCAAGCCAATCGGCCACTATGTGGGTTTTTCGAACGCCGGAGCAGTTCGGAGCATGGTCGATCACTTTGTGGCCGTCGGCTACGAGCGCATTGCCTTTATCGGCGGCGATGCAGGCGGTGACATCCGAGGAAGTGATCGTCGTTGTGGGTTCGTACAGGCCATGACCGCGCACGGCCTGGACTCCTCCCGCCTTGTCGCTGCAGGCGCGCCGCCGATCTCGATGCGCGAGGGTGCAGTCGCCATGGCATCCCTGCTGGAGGAACACCCGGACACCGATGCGGTCATCTGCGTCTCGGACCTTTCGGCATTTGGCGCGCTAACGGAATGTCAGCGGCGAAACATCGCTGTGCCGCAACAGATAGCAATCGGCGGCTTTGGTAATTATGAAATCGGCAACATTGCCGTGCCGACACTGACAACTATCGATGTTCGTGCCCGCGAGATCGGCGAGATCGCAGCTGCTTTGATCCTCGATCTTCTTGACGGCAAGGAGGACGTCGCTCAAAGGGCGATTGAACCGACGCTTCTTGTACGAGAAAGCAGCCGCTAA
- a CDS encoding ArsR/SmtB family transcription factor: protein MPYHSTPLDLAFHALSDPTRRAVLSRLAEGEVPVSALAEPFDMALPSFAQHLKVLEDCGLIVSEKRGRSRWCKLVQARFDEAADWMEAERRRWAERLDQLEVYLDKTKEDGEGNGKPV from the coding sequence ATGCCTTACCATTCGACCCCCCTCGACCTTGCCTTTCACGCCCTCAGCGACCCGACCCGCCGCGCGGTGTTGTCGCGGCTGGCCGAGGGCGAGGTGCCGGTCAGCGCCCTCGCCGAGCCTTTCGACATGGCGCTGCCCTCCTTCGCCCAGCATCTCAAGGTGCTGGAGGATTGCGGGCTGATCGTCAGCGAGAAACGCGGGCGCAGCCGCTGGTGCAAGCTGGTGCAGGCGCGATTCGACGAGGCGGCGGACTGGATGGAAGCGGAGCGTCGGCGCTGGGCCGAGCGGTTGGATCAGTTGGAAGTCTACTTGGACAAAACGAAAGAGGATGGTGAAGGAAATGGCAAACCTGTTTGA
- a CDS encoding 2-hydroxyacid dehydrogenase, whose translation MSNPEILQVGPYPQWDEEPLNAAFAVHRYFDMADKPAFLAKIGPSIRGIATRGELGANRAMIEACPHLEIISVYGVGYDAVDLVACQEKGIRVTNTPDVLTNDVADLGVAMMLCQSRGMIGAEGWVKDGSWSAKGLYPLKRRVWGRRAGILGLGRIGFEVAKRLKGFDMEISYSDVGVKSYAEGMSFVSDPVELARDVDFLFVTLAASAETRHIVGRDVIAALGPEGMLINISRASNIDEEALLDALESGALGSAALDVFEGEPKLNSRFLALDNVLLQPHHASGTIETRKAMGKLVRDNLEAHFSGAPLLTPVL comes from the coding sequence ATGTCGAACCCGGAAATCCTGCAGGTCGGGCCTTATCCCCAATGGGACGAGGAGCCGCTGAACGCCGCCTTCGCGGTGCACCGCTACTTCGATATGGCCGATAAGCCAGCGTTTCTTGCAAAGATCGGCCCAAGCATCCGCGGCATCGCAACGCGCGGCGAGCTGGGCGCCAACCGGGCAATGATCGAGGCTTGCCCCCATCTGGAAATCATCTCTGTTTACGGTGTCGGCTACGACGCCGTCGATCTCGTGGCCTGCCAGGAGAAGGGCATCCGCGTCACCAACACGCCGGATGTGTTGACCAACGATGTTGCCGATCTTGGCGTCGCGATGATGCTTTGCCAATCGCGCGGCATGATCGGTGCCGAAGGCTGGGTGAAGGATGGCAGCTGGAGCGCGAAGGGTCTGTATCCGCTGAAACGCCGTGTCTGGGGACGGCGCGCTGGCATCCTTGGTCTTGGCCGTATCGGTTTCGAGGTTGCCAAGCGGCTCAAGGGGTTTGACATGGAGATTTCCTACAGCGACGTCGGAGTGAAGTCCTATGCCGAGGGCATGAGCTTCGTCTCCGATCCGGTCGAACTTGCGCGGGATGTAGACTTTCTGTTTGTGACGCTTGCAGCTTCCGCTGAGACGCGCCACATCGTCGGTCGGGACGTAATAGCCGCGCTCGGACCCGAGGGCATGCTGATCAACATCTCGCGGGCCTCCAACATCGATGAGGAGGCTTTGCTCGATGCGCTCGAAAGCGGTGCGCTTGGCTCTGCTGCACTTGACGTCTTTGAGGGCGAGCCAAAGCTCAACTCGCGTTTCCTTGCGCTCGACAACGTCCTGCTCCAGCCGCACCACGCCTCGGGAACGATCGAGACCCGCAAGGCTATGGGCAAGCTGGTGCGCGACAATCTCGAAGCGCATTTCTCCGGAGCTCCGCTCCTGACGCCGGTTCTTTGA
- a CDS encoding SDR family oxidoreductase — MSLQLFELKGRRALVTGSSQGIGLALAAGLQAAGAAVVLNGRDDKKLAAAVASFAAPVGVIAFDVTDHQTAREAIDRFETDTGPIDILVNNAGMQFRAPLEDYPADAFERMLRTNISSVFNVGQAVARHMIGRGQGKIINIASVQTALARPSIAPYTATKGAVGNLTKGMATDWARYGLQCNAIAPGYFDTPLNAALVSDETFSAWLEKRTPAGRWGKVEELVGACIFLASDASSFVNGHILYVDGGITASL; from the coding sequence ATGTCGCTGCAACTTTTCGAGCTTAAGGGACGACGCGCGCTTGTCACCGGCTCGTCGCAAGGGATTGGGCTTGCGCTAGCCGCCGGGCTTCAGGCTGCGGGCGCCGCGGTGGTGTTGAACGGTCGCGACGATAAGAAACTCGCAGCGGCGGTGGCGAGCTTCGCAGCGCCGGTCGGTGTGATTGCCTTCGACGTAACCGACCACCAGACGGCGCGCGAAGCCATTGATCGGTTCGAGACCGACACCGGACCGATCGACATCCTCGTCAACAATGCGGGCATGCAATTTCGTGCTCCGCTAGAAGACTACCCCGCCGATGCCTTCGAGCGGATGCTGCGCACCAATATTTCAAGCGTCTTCAACGTCGGCCAGGCCGTCGCGCGCCATATGATTGGACGCGGCCAGGGAAAGATCATTAACATCGCGAGCGTCCAGACCGCACTTGCCCGGCCCTCAATCGCACCCTATACGGCAACCAAGGGCGCGGTCGGCAATCTCACCAAGGGCATGGCGACGGATTGGGCGCGGTACGGGCTGCAGTGCAACGCGATAGCGCCCGGTTACTTCGACACGCCACTCAACGCTGCGCTGGTCAGCGACGAAACCTTCTCGGCCTGGCTCGAAAAGCGCACACCTGCCGGTCGCTGGGGCAAGGTCGAGGAACTGGTCGGGGCGTGCATCTTCCTCGCCTCTGATGCCTCTTCCTTCGTCAACGGCCATATTTTGTACGTCGATGGCGGCATCACGGCGTCGCTCTAA
- a CDS encoding adenylate/guanylate cyclase domain-containing protein has product MERHLAAVMIADVVGYGRLSQIDEEGTRARFQTDLKDVFEPRIAAHHGRLVKTMGDGILMEFYSVVDALRCAVEIQHQKAERNALAPLERRVDFRIGINLGDVIIEEDDIHGDGVNIADRLQALAEPGGIAISGTAYDHVKGKLPIGFTSLGEQMVKSIAEPIRVYRVVLDPAVAGKTVGPKPRRSSWQIAAAVAGVVIIVLGIAAAWRPWEPSPTAPAHAVADARPSLVVLPFDNLSDDKEQEYLANGFTEDLTTELARVPGLFVVSRNAAFAYKDKETKPTEIAAALGVRFLLEGSIRRVGDEMRINAQLIDAATAGHLWAERFDGQWADVFELQDKVATSIAGALKLRLISGQGKSNFAGGTSNPAAYDAYLRGMDLYNRKNTPEEFAQAVKYFQQALQLDPDFGAAVASLAWAYWDANDQRAAAMGISAYDAYDKVFEFLEVAAKHPSPAYYQLVAGLLVREHRSDEAVAVLLKSVAFDPSDPWNYSELSNALNFNGKPKEARDYLDAAMRVDPGWTDWRLYQAGLADFGQDRFEEAIGSLEKIDFQSPDPWPKFFGLQILLSAYGHLGRGEQVAAYKEKVMKVIADANDGEPSQLVTQKYLVFKNEADIERLLGGLSKAGFPELPADVDLDPKDRLTGTEIKSLAFGHELRGRNTVPDIEPYRRIASADGSITMTVGSRTTTGRTWVQGNFLCNAYPKNLTTCGAVFRNPSGTREQENEYLSIYRISRNEFSVVK; this is encoded by the coding sequence ATGGAGCGTCACCTCGCAGCCGTCATGATCGCCGATGTCGTCGGTTACGGCCGTTTGAGCCAGATCGACGAGGAGGGTACGCGCGCGCGTTTCCAGACGGATCTTAAGGACGTGTTCGAGCCAAGGATCGCGGCGCACCATGGCCGACTGGTCAAAACCATGGGTGACGGCATATTGATGGAGTTTTACAGCGTGGTTGACGCCTTGCGCTGTGCCGTGGAAATCCAGCATCAGAAGGCGGAGCGGAATGCCCTTGCGCCGCTAGAACGGCGAGTTGACTTCCGCATCGGTATCAATCTCGGCGACGTCATTATCGAGGAGGACGACATCCACGGCGATGGGGTGAACATTGCCGATCGGCTGCAGGCGCTGGCCGAACCGGGAGGAATCGCGATTTCCGGCACCGCCTACGACCACGTTAAGGGAAAGCTTCCCATCGGCTTTACCTCGCTCGGCGAGCAAATGGTCAAGAGCATCGCCGAACCAATTCGGGTCTATCGTGTCGTGCTCGACCCGGCCGTCGCAGGCAAGACCGTCGGTCCCAAACCACGTCGGTCCTCATGGCAAATTGCCGCCGCAGTTGCGGGCGTCGTCATCATCGTCCTCGGAATCGCGGCGGCATGGCGGCCGTGGGAGCCGAGCCCAACAGCGCCGGCGCATGCGGTGGCCGACGCCCGGCCCTCGTTGGTCGTGCTGCCATTCGACAATCTAAGCGACGACAAGGAGCAGGAGTATCTCGCAAACGGGTTCACCGAGGACCTCACTACTGAGTTGGCGCGCGTACCCGGCTTGTTCGTCGTCTCCCGCAACGCGGCCTTCGCCTACAAGGACAAGGAGACAAAACCCACCGAGATCGCGGCGGCACTTGGTGTCCGATTTTTGCTGGAAGGTTCGATCCGCCGAGTTGGTGACGAGATGCGCATCAACGCGCAGTTGATCGATGCAGCGACTGCCGGGCACCTCTGGGCAGAGCGTTTCGACGGGCAGTGGGCAGACGTTTTCGAACTGCAGGACAAGGTTGCAACGAGTATCGCAGGCGCACTCAAGCTCCGCCTGATAAGTGGCCAGGGCAAGTCCAACTTCGCTGGGGGTACAAGCAATCCGGCTGCTTATGATGCCTACCTCCGGGGCATGGACCTTTATAACCGCAAGAACACGCCCGAGGAATTTGCCCAGGCGGTGAAGTATTTCCAACAGGCGTTGCAACTCGATCCGGATTTCGGCGCGGCAGTCGCCAGTCTTGCCTGGGCATATTGGGATGCGAACGACCAACGCGCCGCGGCCATGGGGATTTCGGCCTACGATGCTTACGACAAAGTATTTGAATTCTTGGAGGTAGCTGCCAAGCATCCTTCGCCTGCCTACTATCAGCTCGTCGCCGGTCTGCTGGTGCGGGAGCATAGGTCCGACGAGGCGGTGGCCGTCTTGCTCAAGTCGGTGGCGTTCGATCCGAGTGATCCCTGGAATTACTCGGAACTGAGCAATGCCTTGAACTTCAACGGCAAGCCGAAGGAGGCGCGTGACTATCTCGATGCCGCCATGCGTGTAGACCCGGGCTGGACGGACTGGCGGCTTTACCAAGCCGGGTTGGCCGACTTCGGCCAGGACAGGTTCGAGGAAGCTATCGGTTCTCTTGAGAAAATCGACTTTCAATCGCCCGATCCATGGCCGAAGTTTTTTGGTTTGCAGATCCTTCTTTCAGCTTACGGTCATCTCGGGCGTGGCGAGCAAGTGGCGGCCTATAAGGAGAAAGTGATGAAGGTTATTGCGGACGCAAACGACGGCGAGCCTAGCCAGCTTGTCACACAAAAGTATTTGGTCTTCAAGAACGAGGCAGATATCGAGCGTCTGCTCGGCGGCCTAAGTAAGGCTGGCTTTCCGGAACTGCCCGCTGACGTCGACCTCGATCCGAAGGACCGGCTGACCGGAACGGAAATCAAGTCGCTCGCGTTCGGCCACGAACTGCGCGGCCGCAACACTGTGCCTGACATCGAACCATATAGACGCATAGCCTCTGCGGACGGTTCCATTACCATGACCGTCGGCTCACGTACGACAACTGGCAGGACCTGGGTGCAAGGGAACTTCCTGTGCAATGCCTATCCGAAGAACCTGACGACCTGCGGCGCGGTTTTCCGCAATCCTTCAGGGACGCGTGAGCAAGAGAACGAATACCTATCGATTTACCGTATAAGCCGCAATGAGTTTTCGGTTGTGAAGTGA
- a CDS encoding gluconokinase — MGVSGCGKSTVGAALAEALGGTYVDGDNLHPAENIAKMSTGTPLHDTDRWPWLDRVGDALASRQETTIIGCSALKRAYRDRIRAKVGEPVLFVHLSGTREEIARRMRNRAGHFMPASLLDSQFAALEEPRPDEYAVTIAINQPLTEILQELTGIIEKLGPK, encoded by the coding sequence ATGGGCGTTTCCGGCTGCGGCAAATCCACGGTAGGCGCCGCGCTCGCCGAGGCGCTCGGCGGAACCTATGTCGATGGCGACAACCTGCATCCGGCAGAGAACATCGCCAAGATGAGCACCGGAACGCCGCTCCACGACACCGATCGCTGGCCCTGGCTTGACCGTGTAGGCGACGCTCTCGCGTCTCGCCAGGAAACGACAATCATTGGCTGCTCTGCACTTAAGCGGGCTTATCGCGACCGGATCCGGGCGAAAGTTGGAGAGCCGGTTCTGTTCGTCCATTTATCGGGGACGAGAGAAGAGATCGCTAGGCGGATGAGGAACAGAGCGGGCCATTTCATGCCGGCTTCGCTGCTCGACAGCCAGTTCGCCGCATTGGAAGAGCCACGACCAGACGAATATGCCGTCACGATCGCGATCAACCAGCCTCTCACAGAAATTCTTCAAGAACTGACAGGGATTATCGAAAAGCTGGGACCAAAATAG